CTTCTTAAACCACATAGCTCCGGCCTCAGGCGCTATGAGGCGGTTAATGGGGGAGCCGAAGCCGATCAGCCTATCTATTCTAAGCAGTATAGCGTCTAAGATCCTCGGGGGGGCGTTGAGGAGCTCGGCTACCTTAGCCTTCTTGTCGACATCGACCTCTAGCCCCCTGTACTTAGCTTCAGGGAGCGGCACTTCGGCCCTTACGGCCCCCCTGCTAGATATCAGGGCCACTGGTATGTAGACCCTTCGGGTGTGCCTTACGAAGGCTACCCTGCCTTCCTCAATAGTCCTAAAGCCGTCGCCTAGTTTGTAAACCCAGTCTAAGGCTAGCTCTACCTTCTGTGCTTCGTCAAAGCCGGATATGCTAAGCTTTAGGGGAGTGCTGCTTGAAGAGACGTCTAAGCGCCCATCCTCAGCGCGTACGTCATAGCTCGGCGACTCTGTAGACTCTGCCCTCCTCATGTCTAATATTGGAGCAAAGATCGACGGCCTCGAAGCGCGGGCAGCGAGCACCCCGACCCTCTTCCCCGTCGATACTGATATGGACACTTCGTAGAGCTCTCCTTCCTCGTCAACGTAGACGTAGTTAGCAGAGTCTCTCCAAGCCTTCACTAGCACTGGCCTTAGCTCCTCAGCGTCCAACGGCTTGTAGTACAGCGCGTCTAGTAGCTTGTGTAGCTCGCCGCCCACTGGACCTACGAGGAGGCCTTGCCAAGAGAAGTCCCTATTCCCTCCGTGGAGGGCTCCCAATGGGCTAGGCACCGGGGCGTCGAAGGTAGACGTAGAGTACTCGAGCAGAACATTCTTCAACAGCACCTGCTTGTTCCTAGCGTAGCCCCAGTCCGAGTTCTCGCTGGTATCTATCTCAATGCAGGCCTCATACCTCCCAGTTAACTTTATCCTCAATAACTCAACCCCAATGCACGAGTACTTTCTAGCCGCTCCCGTATAAAAAGGGGCCTGGCCAGCTTAGCTCATAGAGGCCTCCTCGAGGATCTTAACGACCTCTTCAACGCACCCCTCAGCCCTAGCCTCTACTGCCTCGTCTATCCTATCTGCAAGCCTCCCCCACAACACCACCTCCCTAACCCACCTCTGTAGATCTCCTCTGAGCAAGTGCGCCTCCACCGCCTTCCTATCTATAGACCTGAGGCACTTCAAGACCTCTCTCAAGCTCTTGGCCTCCGCTAAGACCCCCTCCCGCCTAAACTTAAACGAGTACCTGTGAGTGGTCCTAAGCCTCCACGAGTACTTCTCCACCTTGCTCACGTACTCCTCCAAGACCTCGGCGGTGAGGATGGCTAGGAGGGAGACGTAGCTAGTGTAGGCTTCAAGGCTGCTCTTAAAGGGGCTGAAGTACGTATGGACCTCGCCTGAAGGGCCGCCCTTAGTAGACATGTAGTAGAAGTTGTCGCTTACGCCGAAGCGCCTCCAGTGCCTAGTGTATGGATCGCCTATGGCCCTCGCGTACATCCCCAACCTCTCGTAGGCCTCCAGCGCCCTCGCTTGAAGCTCAGAGCCTAGCCAGGCGCTGACGTCCTTCTCTACGTCGGCCCAGCTTATAGTGTCCCAGGGCGGCACGTCGTAGACGTCCACCGGCTCGTGCCTGTCTATGGCGTCGGACGGAGTTAGGGCCTCCACTCCTCTAGCCCTCAGCTCCCTTGGAAGCCACCTCAAGAACTCTAGGATCCCTGTCTCAGGCCATTGGTGCTCTCCAAAGGTCTCGAGGTCCATGGCTATGAACACAAGGTCCCCTGGGCTCTTAAGGATCCAGTCAGCGTACTTACTCGCAGTCAGCGGGTACTGGTCCCATGAGCGACTAGAGAACCTGAAGGCTACGTCGTCGCTCAGCCTATAGTTCCTCAAGAGGAGCTTAAGCGGGCAGCTGTAAGCAGAGTAGACATAGTTAGGGCTTCTCCACGCCAGCACCCTCTCTACGCCCTCAGTTAGGCAGGCGTCGAAGCCCATCCTCCAGAGCAGCGCACCTACGTCGTTGTTGTATATGAACTCAGTGACCTCAGCCACCCTAGGCTTGAGGCTGAACTCTTCCTCTATCAGCTCCCTGCCCTCCTCAACCTGCTCACTAAGCTCCTCTAAGTCTGAGAGGAGTGGAGAAACACTATGATAGTACGTCTGGGCTACTAGCTCAGCCCCCCCGGCCTCGACTACCTTCCTTAGTAGGTCTACCACCTCGCTACTATACTTGCTGGCTTGCTCAAGCCAGAGGCCGCTAATGCTGAAGGAGGCCTTGAAGCCC
This Candidatus Nezhaarchaeota archaeon DNA region includes the following protein-coding sequences:
- a CDS encoding glycoside hydrolase family 57 protein, producing MAREVVFMFEAHQPMRLRPYSMSCLASYIELGVEALYDRGLDEEVFKRAAVRCYIPALRVILDAVKTQGFKASFSISGLWLEQASKYSSEVVDLLRKVVEAGGAELVAQTYYHSVSPLLSDLEELSEQVEEGRELIEEEFSLKPRVAEVTEFIYNNDVGALLWRMGFDACLTEGVERVLAWRSPNYVYSAYSCPLKLLLRNYRLSDDVAFRFSSRSWDQYPLTASKYADWILKSPGDLVFIAMDLETFGEHQWPETGILEFLRWLPRELRARGVEALTPSDAIDRHEPVDVYDVPPWDTISWADVEKDVSAWLGSELQARALEAYERLGMYARAIGDPYTRHWRRFGVSDNFYYMSTKGGPSGEVHTYFSPFKSSLEAYTSYVSLLAILTAEVLEEYVSKVEKYSWRLRTTHRYSFKFRREGVLAEAKSLREVLKCLRSIDRKAVEAHLLRGDLQRWVREVVLWGRLADRIDEAVEARAEGCVEEVVKILEEASMS